In Lysobacter luteus, a single window of DNA contains:
- a CDS encoding OmpA family protein, whose amino-acid sequence MNKKLLCAALLGGLSMVGTASAQEFDDRWYVTGTAGMNIQDNDRGTRNAPFGAIGVGKFINPYWSVDGELNYQNPQADRNQDLNWSQYGISFDVRRHFIAEGRAWNPYVVMGLGYQRAEEEFDPSNPLLPARFERNGAPSEREDGTVAGKLGFGVQGDVGRVAIRTELAYRIDADDDSVGAFLSDDVPRDDGADWFGDVLASVGVVVPLGPEPMAPVAPAPVAPSCADLDDDGDGVNNCDDKCPGSQAGQTIGPDGCPVPVSIDLKGVNFDFDKSTLRPDAVAILSEAVQILQRYPDLRVEVAGHTDLCGSDAYNQSLSERRATAVYDYLTSNGVDASRLAGPNGYGESRPLVSTPQTLPECKNETNRRTELNAQN is encoded by the coding sequence ATGAATAAGAAACTCCTCTGCGCCGCCCTGCTGGGTGGTCTGTCGATGGTCGGCACGGCCAGCGCGCAGGAATTCGACGATCGCTGGTATGTCACCGGTACCGCCGGCATGAATATCCAGGACAACGATCGCGGCACCCGCAACGCGCCGTTCGGTGCGATCGGCGTCGGCAAGTTCATCAACCCCTACTGGTCCGTCGACGGTGAGCTGAACTACCAGAACCCGCAGGCCGACCGTAACCAGGACCTGAACTGGAGCCAGTACGGCATCTCGTTCGACGTCCGTCGCCACTTCATCGCCGAGGGTCGTGCCTGGAACCCGTACGTGGTGATGGGCCTGGGCTACCAGCGCGCGGAAGAAGAGTTCGACCCGAGCAACCCGCTTCTGCCGGCGCGGTTCGAGCGCAACGGCGCCCCGAGCGAGCGTGAGGACGGCACCGTTGCCGGCAAGCTCGGCTTCGGCGTGCAGGGTGACGTCGGTCGCGTCGCGATCCGTACCGAGCTGGCCTACCGCATCGACGCGGACGACGACAGCGTCGGCGCGTTCCTGAGCGACGACGTGCCGCGCGACGACGGCGCCGACTGGTTCGGCGACGTGCTGGCCTCGGTCGGCGTGGTCGTGCCGCTGGGTCCGGAGCCGATGGCCCCGGTCGCCCCGGCCCCGGTCGCCCCGAGCTGCGCGGACCTGGACGACGACGGTGACGGCGTCAACAACTGCGACGACAAGTGCCCGGGTTCGCAGGCCGGCCAGACCATCGGTCCTGACGGTTGCCCGGTGCCGGTCTCGATCGACCTGAAGGGCGTGAACTTCGACTTCGACAAGTCGACCCTGCGTCCGGACGCGGTTGCGATCCTGAGCGAGGCGGTGCAGATCCTGCAGCGTTACCCGGACCTGCGCGTCGAGGTTGCCGGCCACACCGACCTGTGCGGTTCGGACGCCTACAACCAGTCGCTGTCGGAGCGTCGCGCCACCGCGGTGTACGACTACCTGACCAGCAACGGCGTTGACGCGTCGCGCCTGGCCGGTCCGAACGGCTACGGCGAGAGCCGTCCGCTGGTTTCGACTCCGCAGACCCTGCCGGAGTGCAAGAACGAGACCAACCGCCGTACCGAGCTCAACGCGCAGAACTGA
- a CDS encoding bifunctional 2-methylcitrate dehydratase/aconitate hydratase: protein MSPHDRRSAARPEPDGPMLDVARYVAGYTVDSREAFDTARYMLLDSLACAALAMDHEACVRHLGPLVPGADMKGGARVPFTHHELDPVQAAYNIGVQVRWLDFNDTWLAAEWGHPSDNLGAILAVADYLGRRAEADGGTPMTVRDVLGYAIKAHEIQGCYALRNSFNRAGLDHVILVRLASTAVATRMLGGDVEAIWTAVSHSWIDNGTLRTYRHAPNTGPRKSWAAGDACRRAVTHALNAVDGVVGYPSALSAPTWGFYDVAFNGQPFEFERPFGSYVMENILFKISFPAEFHAQTAVECAMRLHPQVKERIDDIERIEIRTQEAGMRIIDKTGPLSNYADRDHCLQYMVAVPLLLGRLEAADYTDAIAADPRIDALRAKMVVSENPRFTRDYFDPDKRYIGNSVQVFFRDGTDTGEVSIDYPIGHRKRRAEGIPVLMQKFERAIRGRLPAARADRLMALANDPQALESLAVTEFMGLFRPE from the coding sequence ATGAGCCCGCACGACCGCCGTTCCGCCGCCCGTCCCGAGCCGGACGGGCCGATGCTCGACGTCGCCCGCTATGTCGCCGGTTACACCGTCGACTCCCGCGAGGCCTTTGATACCGCCCGCTATATGTTGCTGGACTCGCTGGCCTGCGCCGCCTTGGCGATGGACCACGAGGCCTGCGTGCGCCACCTCGGCCCGCTGGTGCCCGGTGCGGACATGAAGGGCGGCGCGCGGGTTCCATTCACCCACCACGAGCTCGACCCGGTGCAGGCCGCCTACAACATCGGCGTGCAGGTCCGCTGGCTCGACTTCAACGACACCTGGCTGGCGGCGGAGTGGGGCCATCCCTCCGACAACCTCGGTGCCATCCTGGCCGTGGCCGACTACCTGGGCCGGCGCGCCGAGGCTGACGGCGGCACCCCGATGACCGTGCGCGACGTGCTCGGCTACGCCATCAAGGCGCACGAGATCCAGGGCTGCTACGCGCTCAGGAATTCCTTCAACCGGGCCGGACTGGACCACGTGATCCTGGTCAGGCTCGCCTCGACCGCCGTCGCCACGCGGATGCTCGGCGGCGACGTGGAGGCGATCTGGACCGCGGTCTCGCACAGCTGGATCGACAACGGCACGCTGCGGACGTACCGGCACGCCCCCAACACCGGCCCGCGCAAGAGCTGGGCCGCCGGCGACGCCTGTCGTCGCGCCGTCACCCACGCGCTGAATGCGGTCGACGGCGTGGTCGGCTACCCCAGCGCGCTCTCCGCGCCGACCTGGGGCTTCTACGACGTCGCCTTCAATGGCCAGCCGTTCGAGTTCGAACGCCCGTTCGGCAGCTACGTGATGGAGAACATTCTGTTCAAGATCAGCTTCCCGGCCGAGTTCCACGCCCAGACGGCGGTCGAGTGCGCGATGCGCCTGCATCCGCAGGTCAAAGAACGCATCGACGACATCGAGCGCATCGAGATCCGCACCCAGGAGGCGGGCATGCGCATCATCGACAAGACCGGTCCGCTGTCCAACTACGCCGACCGCGACCACTGTCTGCAGTACATGGTCGCCGTGCCGCTGCTGCTTGGCCGCCTCGAGGCCGCTGACTACACCGACGCCATCGCCGCCGACCCGCGTATCGATGCCCTGCGGGCGAAGATGGTGGTCAGCGAGAATCCGCGTTTCACCCGCGACTACTTCGATCCGGACAAACGCTATATCGGCAATTCGGTGCAGGTGTTCTTCCGCGACGGCACCGATACCGGCGAAGTCTCGATCGATTATCCGATCGGTCACCGCAAGCGGCGCGCGGAGGGGATACCGGTGCTCATGCAAAAATTCGAGCGGGCCATTCGCGGCCGCCTGCCTGCCGCCCGCGCCGATCGTTTGATGGCGCTTGCGAACGACCCGCAGGCATTGGAGTCGCTGGCGGTGACGGAGTTTATGGGGCTGTTCCGGCCTGAATGA
- the prpF gene encoding 2-methylaconitate cis-trans isomerase PrpF produces the protein MPQTHAPQLRIPATYMRGGTSKGVFFRLQDLPAAAQVPGAVRDALLMRVIGSPDPYGKHTDGMGGATSSTSKCVIVSTATVPDHDVDYLYGQVSIDQPFVDWSGNCGNLSAAVGPFAISAGLVDPGRVPRDGIATVRIWQANIGKTIVAHVPMTGGQVQETGDFELDGVTFPAAEIELEFLDPADEGEGAGPSNGIFPTGQLVDDLEVPGVGTFKATMINAGIPTIFLNAADLGYTGTELQDAINGDPQALANFEAIRAHGAVRMGLIDSVEQAATRQHTPKVAFVAPPADHVSSSGKAIGAGDVDLLVRALSMGKLHHAMMGTAAVAIGTAASIQGTLVHAAAGGGPRDAVRFGHPSGTLRVGAGAVEVDGRWTVTRAVMSRSARVLMDGAVRVPADTVQG, from the coding sequence ATGCCGCAGACCCACGCCCCGCAACTCAGGATCCCCGCCACCTACATGCGCGGCGGCACCAGCAAGGGCGTGTTCTTCCGCCTGCAGGACCTACCTGCCGCCGCGCAGGTGCCGGGTGCGGTGCGCGACGCGCTGCTGATGCGGGTGATCGGTTCGCCCGATCCGTATGGCAAGCACACCGACGGCATGGGCGGGGCGACATCGAGCACCAGCAAGTGCGTGATCGTGTCGACGGCCACCGTGCCCGACCACGACGTCGACTACCTGTACGGCCAGGTTTCGATCGACCAGCCGTTCGTCGACTGGAGTGGCAATTGCGGCAACCTCAGCGCGGCGGTCGGGCCGTTCGCCATCAGCGCCGGGCTGGTCGACCCCGGGCGTGTGCCGCGCGACGGCATCGCCACCGTGCGGATCTGGCAGGCCAACATCGGCAAGACCATCGTCGCCCACGTGCCGATGACCGGCGGCCAGGTGCAGGAAACCGGTGACTTCGAGCTCGACGGCGTGACCTTCCCGGCGGCGGAGATCGAGCTGGAATTCCTCGACCCCGCCGACGAAGGCGAGGGCGCGGGACCATCCAACGGCATCTTCCCCACCGGCCAGCTGGTCGACGACCTCGAGGTGCCCGGCGTGGGCACCTTCAAGGCAACCATGATCAACGCGGGTATCCCGACGATCTTCCTCAACGCGGCCGACCTGGGCTACACCGGCACCGAGCTGCAGGACGCCATCAATGGCGACCCGCAGGCCCTGGCGAACTTCGAGGCGATCCGCGCGCACGGCGCTGTCCGCATGGGCCTGATTGATTCCGTCGAACAGGCCGCCACCCGCCAGCACACGCCGAAGGTCGCATTCGTCGCGCCGCCGGCCGACCACGTCTCCTCCAGCGGCAAGGCCATCGGTGCCGGCGACGTCGACCTGCTGGTTCGCGCGTTGTCGATGGGCAAACTGCACCACGCGATGATGGGGACCGCCGCGGTCGCGATCGGTACCGCCGCGTCCATCCAGGGCACGCTGGTGCATGCCGCGGCCGGCGGTGGCCCGCGCGACGCTGTGCGGTTCGGTCATCCTTCCGGCACCCTGCGCGTCGGCGCGGGAGCGGTCGAAGTCGACGGGCGCTGGACGGTCACCCGCGCGGTGATGAGCCGCAGCGCACGGGTGCTGATGGACGGTGCGGTGCGCGTCCCGGCAGACACCGTGCAGGGCTGA